The Halorhabdus sp. BNX81 genome includes a region encoding these proteins:
- a CDS encoding helix-turn-helix domain-containing protein, translating to MEGIRAKLVIEEPPQCDVAAVSRDCGPVASVSRSAVPDEDGRVHDEFTVREGDCPDTLGDATAIFQDDRRTIYRLARSHGQGCACECIEREGCTVRDVQVVDGTLFVTVLAADLDGIRAIVSTLRESRDGVQVGTLVRAPPESESGPLWVTDPGELTARQREVLETAHEMGYFEYPRNATAEAVATELDVATPTFTEHLAAAQRNLLEGFLDGSNNQSDTTIQSSHGQ from the coding sequence ATGGAGGGTATTCGGGCGAAACTCGTCATCGAGGAACCACCCCAGTGTGACGTCGCGGCTGTGTCCCGGGACTGTGGACCAGTGGCATCGGTGTCACGGAGCGCCGTCCCGGACGAGGATGGGCGGGTCCACGACGAGTTCACTGTCCGCGAGGGCGATTGTCCGGACACGCTGGGTGACGCCACAGCGATCTTTCAGGATGATCGCCGGACGATCTATCGGCTGGCGCGATCCCATGGCCAGGGCTGTGCTTGTGAATGTATCGAGCGAGAAGGCTGTACCGTTCGAGACGTACAAGTCGTCGACGGAACGCTGTTCGTGACCGTCCTTGCCGCCGATCTCGATGGCATCAGAGCCATTGTCTCAACACTTCGAGAATCCCGTGATGGCGTCCAGGTGGGAACACTCGTCCGAGCCCCGCCGGAGAGCGAATCGGGGCCGCTGTGGGTCACTGATCCTGGCGAATTGACGGCCCGCCAACGGGAAGTCTTAGAGACTGCACACGAAATGGGTTACTTCGAATATCCACGGAACGCCACTGCTGAAGCGGTCGCAACGGAACTTGACGTCGCGACGCCGACGTTCACCGAACATCTGGCGGCCGCCCAACGCAATCTCCTGGAAGGGTTCCTGGACGGGTCAAATAACCAGTCCGACACGACCATCCAATCAAGTCACGGACAATAA
- a CDS encoding Rieske (2Fe-2S) protein, whose amino-acid sequence MSEDCPCEHDGEESGPVRPSIFDDDRAELQRRDIAKLLATAGGLTALASLAAPLAGLQQVFQRTYTGPIYGDGIPLVDGEGNRITPDRLAEGEQLTVFPEPRPGIGDAPTLLVRFPETDYGDGTELAYTVEGYAAYSKICTHAGCTVSDREDDTLVCPCHYGKFDPKNGAVVTGGPPPRALPQLPITLASEGHLIATADFDGHVGAGGE is encoded by the coding sequence GTGAGTGAGGATTGCCCCTGTGAGCACGACGGTGAGGAGTCCGGCCCCGTTCGACCGAGCATCTTCGACGACGACCGGGCGGAACTTCAGCGGCGTGACATCGCCAAGCTCCTGGCGACCGCGGGCGGTCTCACGGCGCTTGCGAGTCTGGCCGCGCCGCTCGCCGGCCTCCAGCAGGTCTTCCAGCGGACCTACACCGGCCCGATCTACGGCGACGGGATCCCGCTGGTCGACGGCGAGGGCAACCGAATCACGCCGGATCGCTTGGCTGAAGGCGAACAGCTAACCGTCTTTCCCGAGCCGCGGCCGGGGATCGGTGACGCGCCGACGCTGTTGGTTCGATTCCCTGAGACGGACTACGGCGACGGGACGGAACTTGCCTATACTGTCGAGGGTTACGCCGCGTACTCGAAGATCTGTACGCACGCGGGCTGTACCGTCTCGGATCGGGAAGACGATACGCTCGTCTGCCCGTGTCACTACGGGAAGTTCGATCCGAAGAACGGTGCGGTAGTGACCGGTGGCCCGCCGCCGCGGGCCTTACCCCAGCTTCCAATCACGCTCGCCAGCGAGGGACACTTGATCGCAACAGCCGACTTCGACGGGCACGTCGGCGCGGGGGGTGAGTGA
- a CDS encoding cytochrome bc complex cytochrome b subunit, protein MSRSQRVYAWVDDRLDLDEAEKFLGKAFPAEDSFLLGEVALFSFMMLVLTGIFLGFFYEPSTTEMTYEGSVAQFQGEDLPAAFGSVLQLTYDVPFGMFIRRFHHWAAHLFVASIGLHMLRVFFHGAYRNPREINWVVGTTLAILAMGAAYTGYALPFDEFASTATGIGYNIAGSIPILGDPIASIVFGGDFPSSATIPRLYFLHVFVIPILIAGGLAVHMGLLVRQKHTEAQRDGDVEPVAASSGQVNDDRDTVDSEDDSVVVGLPAFPNQAAVSAVVFFLTLATLSALAGFLPVHNIAEYGPNNPAGTPALIMPDWFFMWLYGFLKVLPSSLGFHLGPIEISAEFLGGVALPSLVFLAVFAWPFIDRRRDSVHFTADPFERPVQTGVGVAGVVFIMIASIAGMNNLLAEALGVSTGVVNLPLLLAMVIGPVVAFGVVHWTISHEREDATVTDGAQDREDPAEVPDDE, encoded by the coding sequence ATGTCCCGCAGCCAACGCGTCTATGCGTGGGTCGACGACCGCCTCGACCTGGACGAGGCCGAGAAGTTCCTCGGGAAGGCCTTCCCCGCTGAGGACTCGTTCCTGCTCGGCGAGGTCGCACTGTTCTCCTTTATGATGCTCGTGCTGACCGGGATCTTCCTCGGCTTCTTCTACGAGCCCTCGACGACTGAAATGACCTACGAGGGTAGCGTCGCCCAGTTCCAGGGCGAGGACCTGCCGGCCGCGTTCGGCAGCGTACTCCAGCTAACCTACGACGTTCCCTTCGGTATGTTCATCCGCCGGTTCCACCACTGGGCGGCCCACCTGTTCGTCGCCTCGATCGGCCTGCACATGCTACGGGTGTTCTTCCACGGGGCCTACCGCAACCCGCGTGAGATCAACTGGGTCGTCGGCACGACGCTGGCGATTCTGGCGATGGGTGCGGCCTACACCGGCTACGCCCTGCCCTTTGACGAGTTCGCTTCGACGGCGACCGGGATCGGGTACAACATCGCGGGCTCGATCCCGATTCTGGGCGACCCGATCGCGTCGATCGTCTTCGGCGGGGACTTCCCTTCCAGCGCGACGATCCCGCGGCTATACTTCCTGCACGTCTTCGTCATTCCCATCCTGATCGCTGGCGGCCTGGCAGTCCACATGGGCCTGCTCGTCCGGCAGAAACACACTGAGGCACAGCGCGATGGGGATGTCGAACCCGTCGCGGCGTCCTCCGGGCAGGTGAACGACGACCGCGACACCGTCGACAGCGAGGACGACAGCGTCGTCGTCGGGCTGCCGGCGTTCCCGAACCAGGCGGCGGTCAGCGCCGTCGTGTTCTTCCTGACGCTGGCGACGCTGTCGGCGCTCGCCGGGTTCCTGCCCGTCCACAACATCGCCGAGTACGGACCCAACAACCCCGCTGGCACGCCCGCGTTGATCATGCCAGACTGGTTCTTCATGTGGCTGTATGGCTTCCTGAAGGTCCTGCCATCCTCGCTGGGCTTTCACCTGGGTCCGATCGAGATCAGCGCGGAGTTCCTCGGCGGGGTCGCGCTGCCGTCGCTGGTCTTCCTGGCGGTGTTTGCCTGGCCGTTCATCGACCGCCGGCGGGATAGCGTTCACTTCACGGCCGACCCCTTCGAGCGGCCGGTCCAGACTGGCGTCGGCGTCGCCGGCGTCGTCTTCATCATGATCGCCTCGATCGCGGGCATGAACAACCTGCTCGCGGAGGCCCTCGGCGTCTCGACCGGGGTCGTCAACCTCCCGCTCCTGCTCGCGATGGTGATCGGCCCCGTCGTCGCGTTCGGCGTCGTCCACTGGACGATCAGCCACGAGCGCGAGGACGCCACTGTGACGGACGGGGCGCAAGACCGGGAGGATCCAGCGGAGGTGCCCGACGATGAGTGA
- a CDS encoding molybdopterin-dependent oxidoreductase, giving the protein MSNSEHTDDSTDGLSRRDFLLGAGAAGVVGATGLSVADRALDGLQAVDDPIGSYPYRDWEDFYREEWDWDSVARSTHSVNCTGSCSWDVYVKNGQVWREQQANDYPTFDESLPDPNPRGCQKGACYNDYVDAEQRVQYPMRRTGERGAGEWERISWDEAVTEIAEHVIEEVQAGRYDAISGFTPIPAMSPVSFASGTRLVNLLGGVSHSFYDWYSDLPPGQPITWGHQTDNAESADWHNAEYIIAWGSNINVTRIPDAKYFLDAGYEGAKRVGVFSDYSQTAIHTDEWIAPDPGTDTALALGMARTIVEEELYDEDHLKEQSDMPLLVRNDTGKFLRASEVPGLDIDADEPEKVMVMQDADGNLRAAPGSLGEREAKYDDSLSIELDFDPQLAVEDTVGTTDGEVAVTSVWNNLREELANYTPEYVHEETGVGKETHQKIAREFAAVDRGKIIHGKGVNDWYHNDLGNRAIQLLVTLTGHIGRNGTGVDHYVGQEKIWTFNGWKTLSFPTGSVRGVPTTLWTYYHAGILENTDAETRRKIEEAVEKDWMPVYPEEREDGTRPDPSTMFVWRGNFFNQAKGNVAVEEVLWDKLDLVVDINFRLDSTALYADIVLPAASHYEKHDLNMTDMHTYVHPFTPAVEPLGESKSDWQIFRELAAKIQKIARDRDIDPIDDRKFDREIDLQSVHDDYVRDWVSDEDGALEEDRAACEAILEHSTETNPEDGGEITFADTVDQPQRFEAAGDHWTSDIEDGTAYAPWKDFVQDKEPWPTLTGRQQYYIDHDWFLDVDEQLPTHKRPVETNDQSEYPLRYNTPHGRWSIHSTWRDSEKMLQLNRGEPVVFIHPEDAQHRGIEDGDTVEIYNDLATIEANAKIYPASEPGTVRHYFAWEKYQYPSRDNFNSLIPMYMKPTQLVQYPEDSGEHLHFFPNYWGPTGVNSDVRCDIRPKEGGGD; this is encoded by the coding sequence ATGAGTAACTCAGAACACACCGACGACAGTACAGACGGCCTCTCGCGCCGCGACTTCCTGCTGGGTGCCGGCGCGGCCGGCGTGGTCGGCGCGACCGGTTTGAGCGTCGCCGACCGGGCACTCGACGGTCTCCAGGCCGTTGACGATCCCATCGGCAGCTATCCCTACCGCGACTGGGAGGACTTCTACCGCGAGGAGTGGGACTGGGACTCGGTCGCCCGGTCGACGCACTCGGTCAACTGCACCGGCTCCTGTTCGTGGGACGTCTACGTCAAGAACGGCCAGGTCTGGCGCGAACAACAGGCCAACGACTACCCTACCTTCGACGAGAGCCTCCCCGATCCCAACCCCCGGGGCTGCCAGAAGGGGGCCTGTTACAACGACTACGTCGACGCCGAACAGCGCGTCCAGTACCCCATGCGCCGGACCGGCGAGCGCGGGGCCGGCGAGTGGGAGCGCATCTCCTGGGACGAGGCGGTGACCGAGATCGCCGAGCACGTCATCGAGGAGGTCCAGGCGGGCCGATACGACGCCATCAGCGGCTTCACGCCGATCCCGGCGATGAGTCCCGTGAGCTTCGCCTCGGGGACGCGGCTGGTCAACCTGCTCGGCGGCGTCTCCCATTCGTTCTACGACTGGTACTCGGACCTGCCGCCGGGCCAGCCGATCACCTGGGGCCATCAGACCGACAACGCCGAGAGCGCCGACTGGCACAACGCCGAGTACATCATCGCGTGGGGGTCAAACATCAACGTCACGCGCATCCCCGACGCGAAGTACTTCCTCGACGCCGGCTACGAGGGCGCAAAGCGGGTCGGCGTCTTCTCCGATTACTCCCAGACGGCCATCCACACCGACGAGTGGATCGCGCCCGACCCCGGCACGGACACCGCGCTGGCGCTGGGCATGGCCAGGACGATCGTCGAGGAGGAACTCTACGACGAGGACCACCTCAAGGAACAGTCCGACATGCCACTGCTCGTCCGGAATGACACGGGCAAGTTCCTCCGGGCGAGCGAGGTGCCGGGTCTCGACATTGACGCCGACGAGCCCGAGAAGGTCATGGTCATGCAGGACGCGGACGGCAACCTCCGGGCTGCGCCGGGATCGCTCGGTGAACGCGAGGCCAAGTACGACGACTCCCTGTCGATCGAACTCGATTTCGACCCGCAACTGGCCGTCGAGGACACCGTCGGGACGACCGACGGCGAGGTGGCCGTCACGTCGGTCTGGAACAACCTCCGGGAGGAACTGGCCAACTACACCCCCGAATACGTCCACGAGGAGACCGGCGTCGGGAAGGAGACCCACCAGAAGATCGCCCGGGAGTTCGCCGCGGTCGACCGCGGGAAGATCATCCACGGCAAGGGCGTCAACGACTGGTACCACAACGACCTTGGCAACCGCGCGATCCAGTTGCTCGTCACGTTGACGGGCCACATCGGGCGGAACGGCACCGGCGTCGACCACTACGTCGGCCAGGAGAAGATCTGGACGTTCAACGGCTGGAAGACCCTCTCGTTCCCGACTGGTTCCGTCCGGGGCGTCCCGACGACGCTGTGGACCTACTACCACGCGGGCATCCTGGAGAACACCGACGCTGAGACCCGACGGAAGATCGAGGAAGCCGTCGAGAAGGACTGGATGCCCGTCTACCCCGAGGAGCGCGAGGACGGTACCCGACCCGATCCCTCGACGATGTTCGTCTGGCGGGGCAACTTCTTCAACCAGGCGAAGGGCAACGTCGCCGTCGAGGAGGTCCTCTGGGACAAACTCGACCTCGTCGTGGACATCAACTTCCGGCTGGACTCGACGGCGCTGTACGCCGACATCGTCCTGCCGGCCGCGAGCCACTACGAGAAACACGACCTCAACATGACGGACATGCACACCTACGTGCATCCGTTCACGCCCGCCGTCGAACCCCTCGGAGAATCCAAGTCCGACTGGCAGATCTTCCGGGAACTCGCGGCGAAGATCCAGAAGATCGCCCGCGATCGAGATATCGACCCGATCGACGACCGGAAGTTCGATCGGGAGATTGACCTTCAGTCGGTCCACGACGACTACGTCCGGGACTGGGTGAGCGACGAGGACGGTGCCCTGGAAGAGGACCGGGCGGCCTGCGAGGCCATCCTCGAACACTCCACGGAGACTAACCCCGAGGACGGCGGCGAGATAACCTTCGCCGACACCGTCGACCAGCCCCAGCGCTTCGAGGCCGCGGGCGACCACTGGACCTCCGACATCGAGGACGGCACGGCCTACGCCCCCTGGAAAGACTTCGTCCAGGACAAGGAGCCCTGGCCAACCCTGACGGGTCGCCAGCAGTACTACATCGACCACGACTGGTTCCTCGACGTCGACGAGCAACTCCCGACGCACAAGCGCCCGGTCGAAACGAACGATCAGAGCGAGTATCCCCTGCGGTACAACACGCCCCACGGCCGGTGGTCGATCCACTCGACGTGGCGCGACAGCGAGAAGATGCTCCAGTTGAACCGGGGCGAGCCCGTGGTGTTCATCCACCCCGAGGACGCTCAGCATCGGGGGATCGAGGACGGCGACACGGTCGAGATCTACAACGATCTGGCGACGATCGAGGCCAACGCCAAAATCTACCCGGCCAGCGAACCCGGGACCGTCCGGCACTACTTCGCCTGGGAGAAGTACCAGTACCCCAGCCGCGACAACTTCAACTCGCTGATCCCGATGTACATGAAACCAACCCAGCTGGTCCAGTACCCCGAGGACTCGGGCGAGCACCTCCACTTCTTCCCCAACTACTGGGGACCGACCGGAGTCAACAGCGACGTCCGCTGTGATATCAGGCCAAAGGAAGGGGGTGGTGACTGA
- a CDS encoding 4Fe-4S dicluster domain-containing protein yields MAHDDVDIAEGVDHQVAMVMDLNKCIGCQTCTVACETLWTEREGTEYMYWNNVETRPGSGYPRDWEEKGGGWESEEHNQRSVGEIPSQQDYGEDWEFDHEGILKEGAEKALEPENVDPEWGPNWDEDQGAGEHPNSYHFYMPRICNHCTHPSCVEACPRKAIYKREEDGVVLVDQERCRGYRYCVEGCPYKKVYYNAVTKRSEKCVFCYPRIEGEGPDDEVHPPACADQCTTQLRLVGYLDDQDGPIYKLVEQYEVALPLHPEYSTSPNVYYIPPTAPPQHSEDGETVDVERIPRSYLEELFGEQVNDALDTIERERAKVERGGHSELMEILQDKNPAQQYRLEVFSDD; encoded by the coding sequence ATGGCCCACGACGACGTCGACATCGCGGAGGGGGTCGACCACCAGGTCGCGATGGTAATGGACCTCAACAAGTGCATCGGGTGTCAGACCTGCACGGTCGCCTGCGAGACGCTGTGGACCGAGCGGGAGGGCACCGAGTACATGTACTGGAACAACGTCGAGACTCGCCCGGGGTCCGGCTACCCACGCGACTGGGAGGAGAAGGGCGGCGGCTGGGAGTCCGAGGAACACAACCAGCGTTCCGTCGGCGAGATTCCCTCCCAGCAGGATTACGGCGAAGACTGGGAGTTCGACCACGAAGGGATCCTCAAGGAGGGCGCCGAGAAGGCCCTCGAACCCGAGAACGTCGATCCCGAGTGGGGGCCCAACTGGGACGAGGACCAGGGGGCCGGCGAGCATCCCAACAGCTACCACTTCTACATGCCCCGGATCTGCAACCACTGCACCCACCCATCCTGCGTGGAGGCCTGCCCCCGGAAGGCCATCTACAAGCGCGAGGAGGACGGCGTCGTCCTGGTCGACCAGGAGCGCTGTCGGGGTTACCGCTACTGCGTCGAGGGGTGTCCCTACAAGAAGGTCTACTACAACGCCGTGACGAAGCGCAGCGAGAAGTGCGTCTTCTGCTACCCGCGCATCGAGGGCGAGGGGCCCGACGACGAAGTCCACCCGCCGGCCTGCGCCGATCAGTGTACCACCCAGCTCCGTCTGGTCGGCTACCTCGACGATCAGGACGGGCCGATCTACAAGCTCGTCGAGCAATACGAGGTCGCACTCCCGCTGCATCCGGAATACAGTACCTCGCCGAACGTCTACTACATCCCGCCGACTGCGCCGCCACAGCACAGCGAGGACGGCGAGACGGTCGACGTCGAGCGCATTCCGCGGTCGTACCTCGAAGAGCTGTTCGGCGAGCAGGTTAACGACGCCCTGGACACGATCGAGCGCGAGCGCGCGAAGGTCGAACGCGGCGGCCACAGCGAACTCATGGAGATCCTCCAGGACAAGAACCCGGCCCAGCAGTACAGATTGGAGGTGTTTTCCGATGACTGA
- a CDS encoding ethylbenzene dehydrogenase-related protein, whose translation MTEIVRGGRPLLVAGLLAGLLVASAALAPLIADARPAREIPVENVENSLADPGADGWGEVPAATVPLASAPSSVPNADDTTVREVEVEAARTDGKLFVRLRWADPSADRSASSPRAFADMAAIQFPVNATTQPAIAMGSERNLVNVWQWSATDTTQELLAGGPGTTTIFEQPAVSTESTRSDVGEGEGWSVVFARDLNASVDNRTALDADADLSVALGIWNGENSERAGQKAVSEWYYFPFGPDDGGAPFQTVLWAIAGAAIALVIVVTALSVRRTNEEGKL comes from the coding sequence ATGACTGAGATCGTTAGGGGAGGTCGACCGCTGCTCGTCGCCGGTCTCCTTGCGGGCTTGCTGGTCGCGAGTGCTGCGCTCGCGCCGCTGATCGCCGACGCCAGGCCCGCCCGCGAGATTCCCGTCGAGAACGTCGAGAACTCGCTGGCCGACCCTGGCGCTGACGGGTGGGGCGAGGTCCCGGCGGCGACGGTCCCGCTTGCGAGCGCACCGAGCAGCGTCCCGAACGCCGACGACACGACGGTCCGCGAGGTCGAGGTCGAAGCGGCACGGACAGATGGCAAGCTGTTCGTCCGCTTGCGCTGGGCTGATCCGAGCGCGGATCGATCGGCGAGTTCCCCGCGTGCGTTCGCCGACATGGCAGCGATACAGTTCCCCGTCAACGCGACCACGCAGCCGGCGATTGCGATGGGGAGCGAGCGGAATCTGGTGAACGTCTGGCAGTGGTCGGCGACCGACACCACCCAGGAACTGCTCGCCGGCGGCCCCGGTACGACGACGATTTTCGAGCAGCCCGCGGTCAGCACGGAATCGACCCGGAGTGACGTTGGCGAGGGCGAGGGATGGAGCGTCGTCTTCGCGCGGGATCTGAATGCGTCAGTGGACAACCGGACGGCACTCGACGCTGACGCCGATCTGAGCGTCGCTCTCGGCATCTGGAACGGCGAGAACAGCGAACGGGCCGGCCAGAAGGCCGTCAGCGAGTGGTACTACTTCCCGTTCGGACCTGACGACGGGGGTGCACCGTTCCAGACGGTCCTGTGGGCGATTGCCGGCGCGGCGATCGCGCTGGTGATCGTCGTCACCGCACTCAGTGTCCGTCGAACCAACGAGGAGGGCAAACTGTGA
- a CDS encoding molecular chaperone TorD family protein: MSRTDTGEKTPQGDRLDREEIAADPAARGVVYQTLATAFEHPTEELHAGLLAGQVKNGMQDALEATALDVSVPEFAPGEGYERLSARYNRLFALGSAVVTDRTDGSVDKEGPAVSLYESSHRDDATWQTINVDLARAYEHYGLSVDTEERDHHDNLGLQLEFAGYLARREALGEADAGAARRDFLDRHLTVFAESLRDSLESTDVAGVYADLATLLEQFVVADHADLADRYDGPSSTDRSEVSF, translated from the coding sequence ATGAGCCGGACTGATACTGGAGAGAAAACACCGCAAGGCGACCGCCTCGACCGCGAGGAAATCGCGGCGGATCCGGCAGCCAGAGGCGTCGTCTATCAGACACTCGCAACGGCGTTCGAACACCCGACCGAGGAACTCCACGCCGGCCTTCTCGCGGGCCAAGTGAAAAACGGCATGCAGGACGCCCTCGAGGCGACCGCACTTGACGTATCGGTGCCGGAATTTGCCCCCGGGGAAGGGTATGAGAGACTCAGTGCGCGATACAACCGTCTGTTCGCGCTCGGGTCGGCCGTCGTTACCGATCGGACGGACGGATCGGTCGACAAGGAAGGGCCGGCCGTCTCGCTGTACGAATCCAGCCATCGCGATGATGCGACGTGGCAGACGATCAACGTCGATCTGGCACGTGCCTACGAACACTACGGCCTCTCGGTCGACACCGAGGAGCGCGATCACCACGACAATCTCGGTCTCCAACTGGAGTTCGCGGGCTATCTCGCTCGCCGGGAGGCCCTCGGTGAGGCAGACGCCGGGGCCGCCCGCCGGGATTTCCTCGATCGCCATCTGACTGTGTTTGCGGAGTCGTTGCGAGACTCGCTGGAGTCGACGGACGTTGCCGGCGTGTATGCTGATCTGGCAACGCTGCTTGAACAGTTCGTCGTGGCCGACCATGCAGACTTGGCCGACCGATACGATGGCCCCTCCTCAACGGACCGGAGTGAGGTGAGCTTTTGA
- a CDS encoding HEAT repeat domain-containing protein: MTERDEETPPEPSPGPEGYHPDVTVSREDIELGESGEADFAAADTNPVADESVDGLLAALEAADATERQRATLALSEREPGEDVRDALADRATDDPEALVRQFAVEALGDLAETTPDAVVAALSDADPWVRAEAVVALDHLDREAHAERIEAGLDDDHHAVRRNAVISLWKSRSEDALPALLALADDEADRVREWVAELLGRIDHPDAEDALKELRADEESVVAKTAANALDGPDATPGPPGGTAPDGTNPAGSKDQPPQL; this comes from the coding sequence ATGACTGAGCGTGACGAAGAGACGCCGCCGGAACCCAGCCCCGGCCCGGAGGGGTATCACCCGGACGTGACAGTTAGCCGTGAAGATATCGAGTTGGGAGAGTCCGGCGAAGCCGACTTCGCGGCGGCGGACACGAACCCAGTTGCCGACGAGAGTGTCGACGGACTGCTTGCAGCACTCGAAGCGGCGGACGCGACCGAACGACAGCGAGCGACGCTCGCGCTTTCCGAACGCGAGCCCGGCGAGGATGTCCGCGACGCACTTGCCGATCGGGCAACTGACGATCCCGAGGCGCTCGTCCGGCAGTTCGCCGTCGAAGCACTGGGTGATCTCGCGGAAACGACGCCGGATGCAGTCGTAGCCGCCCTTTCGGATGCCGACCCATGGGTTCGCGCGGAGGCGGTTGTCGCCCTCGATCACCTCGACCGGGAGGCACATGCTGAACGGATCGAGGCCGGCCTTGACGATGACCACCATGCAGTCCGCCGGAACGCCGTCATCTCGCTGTGGAAAAGCCGGAGTGAGGACGCCTTGCCAGCGTTGCTCGCACTGGCCGACGACGAGGCTGATCGGGTCCGGGAGTGGGTCGCGGAACTTCTCGGCCGGATCGACCATCCGGACGCCGAAGACGCTTTGAAAGAACTTCGAGCCGACGAGGAGTCGGTCGTTGCCAAGACCGCCGCGAACGCACTCGATGGCCCTGACGCGACGCCAGGCCCGCCAGGCGGAACGGCTCCGGACGGGACTAACCCAGCTGGTTCGAAGGATCAACCGCCACAGCTCTGA